The genomic segment GCCattaaaccatataaatgtttcatcgcctcctcatattattacatagacacaacaaagtgatggataactcgttctgaaatctgaattcaatgataatagtttgttcagctattgtACAAGTTACTGTAAAGGGGGGTTTGGCAAGCAAAAAGTGCTTGAAATTTTGGTgaagattttagcaagaatcatggaagttgcacCTGATTTGCTtacaatgatgtggcgggccggatttgaGGTTGGCACACGTGGTTTAGTGTTtgaggttacaaaaacatctgGCAAGAGGCaatcagaaacaaaaaaaacaattactatGAACCAAATGAAATACCTCTGGTCAAAAATTGTTGTTAGCCAACTTCATGAAGTAGAATAGCAGCCTGGCAGACCAGGCGTGAATGAGTTCATTGCATGTTTCTCGGTAAAAATAGTTAACCTCACCAGCACATAAAACCAAACAAGACCGCAACAGTAGTCTATAGAAATTTCCTGTCACGTGACTGCATCCGGTTACTGGTCACTACCAACAGCATACTGGATGGCTGGAGTCTTCACATTGGAACCACAAATAACATCTGAACAGTGACAAATGGCGGCGAATAAGTTTATGGTAAGTTATCGGAGATGTTTACATCTCACAGTGCCGTGAagaagtattggcccccttctcaaattcatatGTTTTTACATGGTTTCCCTTCTTTAATGTTgtagatcatcaaacaaatgtgaatatcagacaaatgtaacccaagtgaacttaatatgctgtttttaaaaggctatttcatttattaaggaaaaaaactattcaaagttcgCTGACCCAGTGTGCAAAAGTacttaccccccttgttaagtCATGAATTGCggctaatcacaatttctgGTTAAATTTCACTGTTGGCAATCAAGcccgattacctccagacctgttcaatcaaggaatcacttaaacagaaaaaaaatcaagtcagacaaaagatctaatccgcatagcgggggatgctacccatccatcacacagcctcttcagtatgcttccatcagggaggagactgcggagtctgcgaGCAAGTACgagccgactcaaagacagttttattcatcaggctgtcaggaatctgaactctctgcccacctgaactctgaactctGACGCCCCACAAAcatgcgcatgcacacacacacgcacgcacacacacaaatacacgcctatacacacatgcacgcacacacaccatacTCAGGGTCGCACTAGCCACTTTAGCAGCGTTGGGTTTTTTCATCTAATTTATATGTCTTATTTGcattggttctctgaccttaaCAGCAAGTGTATTAGCTAACGTAGCATACTAGCAATACAGTGTAGGCATCTGCGGCCTCTGAGAAACCACGGCCTCTGACTGGAACAGAAAATGaggactgccggaaaaatcgttggtacccccctacccacccttgaggacttgcacgctgtcagaactaagacaagagcatgcaaaatcctcttggaccctccacatcctggtcaccaccttttTCAGCTTCTTCCCTCAAGTAGGTGCTATCAATCAAGGcaaaactaaaaccagcagacattccaacagcttcttccctcttaccATTAACTTCCTCAAcaattaacttacaattccattgttacatgctgccaattttgtcttgagattgttgtcacatctctgtcgagACACGACTACATTATTCATGCGCTAACTGTAGTAGTCAcgtcactctgcactatttgcatgtctgtttgttgaccaatactgagcactcatgtgcttgagaagtatttgcaccatttgcacaattgtcactctTAAAGATTATTGCACTCCTAGTctctttaaactgcttaaatttcttgaagaaagcaccatttttcacaattgtcactgtaccagattattgctctattagtcatttcaaactgctctgaaTTCCTAGAGGATCGGCATCATTGGCACAactgtcattgtatcagcattaccacattaccagtAACCTGTCTTTGCTCAATAATTctctgtattgtgtttttatgtcttaaaagcatttttttttgtaaaaatggctgtctgttgtcatactagagcggctccaactaccggagacaaattccttgtgtttttttgacataattggcaaataaagatgattctgatctgattGTGCTTCtgaatctgattctgatgcgAAAACATGGAACAGGGGTAAACCTTTCCAGGAGTGGCTGGTCTACACAGATTATACCAAGAGAACAACAATGACTCTTCCAGGAGGCACCAAAGGAACTCAGGaaaacttctaaagaactgcaggcctcccttgcctcagttacgGTCAGTGTtgatgacacaacaataaggaagagactgggcaaaactggcatccatggcagagttccaaggcaaaaaccactgctggccaaaaagaacataaatgcTCGTCTAacttttgcacacaaaaaaaaaaaatctgaatgatataataatattatgtgGACTAATGAGAGGAAAGTTtagctttttggaatgtgtctgTCTCATTCCATCTGATTTAAATGTAGCatagcgttaaaaaaaaaagaacaatataccaacagtcaaacgtggtggtggtACTTCAGGCTCGAAAACTCTCCAATTTTCACATCTGaagtagtgtgatggtcttgggctggtTTGCTCCTTCAGCACCTGGACAACTGATTGtatgaaccatgaattctgctctttaacagaaaatcctaaaggagaatgttcagccattagtttgtgacctcaaggtGTAGCGCACTCGGGTTCTGCAGCAgaataacgatccaaaacacacctgcAAGCCAACTTccgaatggcttaaaaaaacaaaatgaaagttttggagtggcctagtcaaagtctagATTTGAATCCGATTGACATGCAGTGGAATGACCTTAAAAAGTCCGTTCATGATAAAAAATCCtgaatttttgctgaattcaaacaattctgcaaggaagagtgggccaaaatagctcctcagagatgtgaaagattcattgccagttatagaaaatgctagATTTTAGTTGTTGCTGGTAAGGATGgaccaaccagttattaggttgagggggccattactttttcacacagggccaggtaatatttgtttttccttaataaatgcaatcaccatttaaaaacacaattttcagtttacttgggttatatttgtctgatatttgtttGACGATCTTAAGCATTAaggtggggaaactatgcaaaaatatttgaatttcagaagggggccgatactttttcacggcactgtacttCAGGAAAGCAGTATGATGCAAATGTGACTTCATACAACTTTCGCTTTAAAGACGGCCAGCATATTGATTAGGTGAATGCACGTAATCAGCACGGAGGCTACCGGATACCAAGCGACTTGGTCAAACCCGATTGAACTGTTGTGCAGTGTACGGGGTTTGGCAACTCTTTCCATGAGTGGCCGATGAGTCTGCCACTGGTTTTGGGGGCACACTGTCGCAGCATGTGTGGGcatacgtgtgtgcgtgcatgcacatTTAAAACTATGCCCCTCTGACAAAACCCCTCGCCCCAGCAAGGACTCCAACCGGTCACTGTTCAGTTACTTGAAGATGCACTCTCACACTGCAACCCCGATGAGCTGAAAAATTGTACCACTGAAGCAGTAGGCATGATCACTCCAGATATGCTGCAGAGAGTGAAAAGAGCTAGACTGTTAAATTCAGTGTTTCCAGACTAACCAGAGGGGTtcaccttgtgtaatactacaGTACCACATGAAACTGTATGAAATCATGCAATTGTAGctattaattcatccatccattttctgagccgcttatccttgtGAAGGAGCCTTGTGAAGgctcacgggagtgctggagcctatcccagctatcatcgggcaagaggcggggtacaccctgaactggttgccagccaatcgcagggcacatacaaacaaaaaagcattcgcactgcactcacattcacattcacacctacaggcaatttagagtaatcaattaacctaccatgcatgtttttgcaatgtggaaggaaaccagagtgctcagagaaaacccacgcaggcacagggagaacatgcaaacgccgcacaggcggggccggggattgaaccctggacctcagaactgtgaggcagacgctctaaccagtcggccagcgtGCTGCTAGCTATTAATTGTGAAAGAATAATGTAATAAAGTTACATCTTATATCTCTGGACCctgtatgtctcctttaatttTGCATTGCAGATGAAAAATAGGGGGACTGtgattgttttggttttctgtTGCTCTGTATTCAATTTGTGgggatttttgttttcaattagaTGAAATTTACTTTCTGAACAACATAGAGTATGAAGTAAAACATCTGTCAAAGATTGGATAGATCATTCAACAAATGTTTACCCTCAATTCccatgaataaaaatgtgacaaaactcATCTTCATGgtttttgtaaaacataaatagcaCTACTTCAGACCATATCTGTTTCAATGGCAGGTCACATTATATTCATAACTATAGGTGACACACTTTCCAGTGCAAAACAACAACTTACAACCTCTTTGACCAAATGGATGCAATGTTCAAATAGGAGCCAGTGTATTGCATTCATTGTCGGATTTGTGTTAAGCTACACTCATTTGTTGATGTTACCACACATAAGTTACGacatgccaaattcacattcatttaTCAGTACATATAATTTACTGTACAATAGAAAAAGGGAACTTGATGCCCAGTCAAAGGAATAAAATGAGACACAATGAGATTGTGCACTAAAactatttgtttatttgggtGTGTGTTGATGTTGAACTGATTTATTAGTTGAAATACAAACTTATATAAGTGGATTTTACAGCCAAGTATTTCAACTATAAAAGTGTAGCTTGGGATTTACATGTGGAAGTCATTACATCTGaagaccaaaaacaaaatgctctcaACAAAGTGTGCCTCATGAAAacgaaaggggaaaaaaaacagattactTTGGCTCAAAGATGTTATCATTTAGTATTATTGGTTCTATATTATTGTGTTATAACACAACCTTCCCATTCACAAACCCACAAATTATGGGTTAattcacacaaaataataaaaaataataataatgtagctGTGCTGTTATTTAGTTAATCTTTGGAAAACAAGGATTCAGCAAATTGTCTTCCAAGAAATAATATGCTGTCAAACTTTTAGAGTCAGATTTCAGAAGCTGTTAAAAAGTTAATTAGAACAACCAATCGTGTCAGATGCACAATTACTggtaatcatttaaaaaatatatgacaaGGATGTTGCAGCTCATTTCCCTAGCGTTTTAGCAACGTCCTTATAGGCTAGCTCAATTTCCAGCTCAGCTGCACACGTGTTTGTGAATTCATCTCTGCTGTAGGCGTTGCCAAGGTAACGCCACACGCCTCTATACTGGGAGGGGATGTCGTAATTCCGGTATTTCTTCGCCACCACCTGTAAGTTTGTTGTAGAACCATGGTCAATATTGAATGCAGCAACCAAGGTAGTTGCATCACTACTAGTTACCTTGACTACATGAAGTTTGGGAAGGAGGTTGCAGTCAGCCAGCGTCAGCTCATCACCGTCCAGGTATTTGCGTTTGGATTCTCCATCGACAAGTTGACCCTCGTCAGGTAGCGGGTTCAACAGATACTCATCAAGTTTTACCAGAGCCTTGTTGAGACTCTGCTcaaatgctgcaaaaaaaaaaaaaaaaaaaaaaaaggcaacaaggtcaaaacaacaaaaatagaagCAGTGGGATAGCTACGCTTACCAAACTCACTGGTTCAACTTACCCTGATTTTTACCAGGacttgtgtttttaatgtaagTGGAAAACTTGGCAAACACATCGTTTCCTGCTGTGTTGGAGTAACGGTTCTTCACTGCAAGCTTGGGATACCTGAAGAAGAGGCATTTTTTAACTCGGTGTTCtactgcattttgtgtgtgtgtgtgtgtctgcacgtGTTGTGTGTACACAAGACCTACTTAGGGGGAACCAGCATCTCCTCCAAGTACTCTTCTATTTTATTGACATCAGTTAGCACCTCCCCCTGGAATGTGAGAAAGGGTGGGTGTGTCCCCGGGGCCAGGTTGTGAAGGTCAGCTGGTTTCCTACTCAGAAAGGAGAAACTTCCTTTACACCGTGTTCCTAATTATGACacatatgctgtttttgtttttgaaattatattaggTTTCTATAATAATCtggatcttttaaaaaaaagatggatgttCCATGTTGTTATGCACAACAAAACACGAAGAGGTTGCAAAGAACGctgaatgaaaaagaaaaaataaattcttgaaaaaatgcatgAGGATGTAAAATGAGTTCGTTTGGAGGTACCCTGCTGTCCACCTAAAGAGAGCTTCATTTGAaggttctcaatagggttgaggtcagaatAACAGTGGCCATACCATGAGTTTTTGTCGCTTGTACTTGTAGAAgctatccgtccatccatccatctattttccaagccgcttatcctcacaagggtcgcgggggtgctggagcctatcccagctatcttcgggcaggaggcggagtacaccctgaactggttgccagccaatcgcagggcacatagaaacaaacaaccattcccactcacattcacacctaggggcaatttagagacttcaattaacctaccatgcatgtttttgggatgtgggaggaaaccgtagtgcctggagaaaacccacgcaggcacggggagtacctgcgtgggttttgaaccaaggtcctcagaactgtgaggcagatgctctaccagtcgtccaccgtgctgcccttgGAGAAGCTAAAGCATTAATTATCTGTCTTGCGGCGTGGGATGGTATGTTGTGTTGCATGACATTTTACTGCCGAAGTGTCATGTCTGTATACGTGTCCCGCCCCCTCCTCTCTCTTTTTGCTAGCCTGCTCCTGATTGTGCCTTCCACACCTGCACCTCGTTATCTCCAATTACCTTGTGTACCTAACTTCGTGTCTCACTCAGTCTTGTCGCaagttcattgtaccttgtcgGCACATTCGGCGGTGTAAATTTAGTTTGAAAGATGGGGGACATCCAGAAACGATTCATCGATGGGGCTGTGGACCGGGGGGTGCAGATGATAAATTTAAAGATAAAGTAAAAGATATCACTTACTCAGTGAACGTCATCAGGCACTGTTGCTGACGTATGGtcgactgggggggggggggttcctatAGTTATTTAGTGTACTATGAGGGTCACATGGACAACAATTATGTATAAAACAACAGCATAGAGCAGTGGTTCGCAAAGTGTGGTGTggtgcgggctccctctagtggtacctaaaagaatccacatttcaaactggTTTAAACTGCATGTTGTttcatcttttttattattttgttttttaaacacagtTTAGTGCTTTTgttaagtacaattcagttgaatttaacttttaagtttaatacatgtgtatttaataatttaggaatggtttttcaaacatttattttggtacaatttttatttaactttatgtgcaattattttgatttgaatcagtaagtacagtttattattttctatatttaagcacagttttAAAGTTCCAACTGTGcataatattaaatacactttGTAGGAATAAAACCTGCACCTCATTTTTGATAAACACTTCGGCCGATGAcgtatgtattttaatgttggtcatt from the Phycodurus eques isolate BA_2022a chromosome 1, UOR_Pequ_1.1, whole genome shotgun sequence genome contains:
- the clic5a gene encoding chloride intracellular channel protein 5a isoform X2; its protein translation is MSRREAGSDGESIGNCPFSQRLFMVLWLKGVVFNVTTVDLKRKPADLHNLAPGTHPPFLTFQGEVLTDVNKIEEYLEEMLVPPKYPKLAVKNRYSNTAGNDVFAKFSTYIKNTSPGKNQAFEQSLNKALVKLDEYLLNPLPDEGQLVDGESKRKYLDGDELTLADCNLLPKLHVVKVVAKKYRNYDIPSQYRGVWRYLGNAYSRDEFTNTCAAELEIELAYKDVAKTLGK
- the clic5a gene encoding chloride intracellular channel protein 5a isoform X1 — encoded protein: MTDIAAEEDKDPDIELFVKAGSDGESIGNCPFSQRLFMVLWLKGVVFNVTTVDLKRKPADLHNLAPGTHPPFLTFQGEVLTDVNKIEEYLEEMLVPPKYPKLAVKNRYSNTAGNDVFAKFSTYIKNTSPGKNQAFEQSLNKALVKLDEYLLNPLPDEGQLVDGESKRKYLDGDELTLADCNLLPKLHVVKVVAKKYRNYDIPSQYRGVWRYLGNAYSRDEFTNTCAAELEIELAYKDVAKTLGK